The sequence below is a genomic window from Aureispira sp. CCB-E.
GAGTATTTCAAAATGATGAATGACAAAACAATCGTTTGTAATATTGGTCACTTTGACAACGAAATCGATATGAACTGGTTGAACAGCAATCACGGCGATTCTAAAGTTGAAATCAAGCCTCAAGTTGACTTATACAACATTGATGGAAACGATATTATTGTTTTGGCTGAAGGTCGTTTGGTAAACTTGGGTTGTGCTACTGGTCACCCATCTTTTGTGATGTCGAACTCTTTCACAAACCAAACATTAGCTCAATTAGAAATTTGGGAAAATAAAGACAACGATAAATACGAAAACAAAGTATACATGTTGCCAAAACATTTGGACGAAGAAGTTGCTCGTTTGCACTTGGCAAAAATTGATGTTCAATTAGAAACATTGTCTAAAGAGCAAGCTGACTATATCGGTGTAAAAGTTGAAGGTCCATTCAAACCAGAACACTACCGTTACTAGAATCTAAGCATTTTATAGAATATATTAAATGGCAATGTTTTTTTAAGAACATTGCCATTTTTTATGCCGTCACTTGACACAATAACCAACTACAAATCAAATGTTTAACATCTTTTAACGCTGCATTTTCTTTTAGCTCTAACATTTTTTTCTTTACTTTGTATGGTTAAATTTTTTATTCATTCACCTTCAAGTATTTTTTTGGCAACAACCTAAAACGATTTAGAAACCTAAAAACATCCTTTCACCTAGAACAGTTTGCGTCTCTATCCTCTCTACCCCACCAAAACACAATAAACTCTCTACTAAGAGATCGATGTATTGTAGATAATTAGAGTTCTCCCTATTCTTTGTTGAAGCTATTTAAAAAGTCTGCTACTACATCTCCTACCAACTTAGCCAACCCATCAATACAAAATCTTAAGTTGTTAAGTTTTTATGCCAAGATTACAAGCAGATGATTACTTTAATAACTCAAAATTTTAAAAAAGTGAAACAATTTAAAACAGTACTCCAATTCAGCGTTCTCCTTAGTTTTCTTTGGATATTTAGTAACAATGCATTTGCGCAAGGAAATGCACTAGGTTTAGACGGCAACAATGACTTTGCTGATTGTGGCAACCATCCTAGTCTAGACATCACAGGTACCTCTATTACCCTAGAAGCATGGGTATATTCTACTTCTTTTACAACCAATGTATGGCAGGGAAATGTTGTAAACAAAAGTGGTAATGGAGATTTTGGTTATATGCTTCGTGTTGGCAACAATGGACAAGTTAATTTTAATATTGGAAATGGCGCTTGGAACGAAATCAACTCTCCTACAGGTACCGTTGCACTAAACACATGGCATCACATTGCAGGAACGTATGATGGAACAACAATGCGTCTGTATGTAGATGGTGTAGAGGTAGCAACAGGTCCTTTAACTGGTAACATTGGATTTGCTTCCAACAACTTACTTTTTGGAGACGATCCTCAGTTTACAGGAAGATATTTTCCAGGTAGAATTGACGAGGTTCGTATTTGGAACACCACAAGAACAGCGCAAGAAATTATAGAAGACATGAACAATAATGCTTGTTCTAATTATCCAACTGGTCTAGTTGCTTATTACAAATTCAATCAAGGAGTTGCAAATGGCAATAATGCAGGGCTAACAACAATTAATGAAGAAATTGGAGTAGGAAATGGAACCATTATTAATAGTAGCCTTAATGGTGCCGTTTCTAATTGGGTAGAAGGTGTCTATCTATCAACTTCTGATAGTTCTCTAACCATTTGTCAAGGAGATAGTGTTTTAATAGGTGGGAGTTATCAAACAACTTCAGGCACTTATTTTGATTCTTTACAAACCATCAACGGCTGTGACAGTTTGATTAGAATTACATTAGCAGTTACTCCAAGTGTTGTAACTAACAACAATGCTACTATTTGTCAAGGAGATAGCATTCTGTTGGGAGGAGCTTATCAAACTACAACAGGCATTTATGTAGATACCCTTCAAGCCGCTTCTGGTTGTGATAGCCTTATATCAACGACCCTTATTGTTCTTGTTCCTGCCTCTGTCAGTGTTACTGCTCAGATTTGCCAAGGAGATAGCATTTTATTGGGTGGAGCATATCAAACAACTGCTGGTAATTACATGGACTCACTAAAAAATACGATGGGTTGTGATAGTGTTATTTTAACCACAACATTATCCATTATTTCTACGGTTACATCAACAGATACCATTCGCATTTGCCAAGGAGATAGTGTCCTAATTGCAGGAGTGTATCAATCGACGGCAGGCACCTATTCTGACACCCTTCAAAGTACAGCGGGGTGCGATAGTATCCACCAACAAACACTTGTTGTCTATCCTTCTCCTAATGTTATTTTGACAGCATTCTCTCCAGATACATTATGTGATAATGGCGCACCAATCCCACTTCCAGCTGCTACGCCAGCAGGTGGCTCCTATAGTGGTAATGGAGTTAGTGGAGCTAATTTTGATCCTGCCATCAGTGGACCTGGTATCCATTATGTTGCTTATACCTACACCGATGCCAACAATTGTACGGCTACCGATTCTACCATGATTACAGTTAATATTTGTTTGGGAGTAGAAGCTATCAACGCAAAAACTGACTTCAATATTTTTCCAAATCCAGCACAAGATGTATTAACGATACAAAGCAAAACTCTTCCTACAAGTCCATTGCAAGTAAGTATAGTTGACGCACTAGGTAGAACTGTAAAACAAGCCTTTATTGGTTCTAATAGAACAACAAATCTTGATGTTTCAACTTTAAACGCAGGAATCTATTTTGTAGTAATTTCAACTAAAAATCAAACTGTTGTTCACAAAATAAGCAAGCGCAAATCTTAATTTAAACGCTTTTTAGATGGCTTCATAAGTCTTGTGAAGACTTCAAGGTAAAGCACTTATATTCGGTGAAGGCAATAGGGCAAATACGTCCCTATTGCCTTATTTCTTTATGGACCATGCCACGACTTTAGCTGTTGTAAGGTATCAAACGTAGCTGTACATAAAAAGCAGTCAAAAGTATACACGGTGTCGGTTTTAGAACTTCTCGAATTTTGAGGCATTCCAACAATCTTAAAGACTCGTTCCTTTGGCATTCCTTTTTTTAGACAAGTCCATTTTTCAACAGTGGTCATTTTTAGCAATTCAGCATCACTAGGACAATTAGGAGCACAACCAATCCATAATCCTAGACATAGCAATGTCATAAGAAGGATAAAATTCTTCATGGTTCTAAGATTTTGTGTATTTCTAAAGATTAGTATCTATTAAAGGATATACGATGCTTTTTAGTTCCCTATTATTTTTATTCTTGTTATAATATTTTCTATCAATTATCTTTCTTTTATAACTTCTAACTATGGTTTTCTTTTATAAAACAACACATCTAAAAAGACCTACTCAACTATTAATCAGCCTATAACAAAAAAACTCTAAATACTAATTAAAGTATTTAGAGCTAAAAAAAATGTATTTTCCGAACAACTCCAGTAGCAGTACTTGCTACTAAGATATATCATGGCATCTTAATTGTAATGACCATTCTTTATTTCTTTTGTGCTTTGATAAACCGATCTAGTGCATACTTACTCGTTGTTTTTGTCAGCGCCTCACGTACAATAGAATAGTCTTGAGGGTTCAAAGTCTTGGAATACGCATATTGAGCAAAATCTAATCGAGTTTCTTCCAACTCAAATAGATCATTAATTTGTTTTACCTGCATGGCACTAATTTTAGAGCGGTCAACAATTATCTTAGCTCGCTCCAATTTATGACTCTCCAATGCCAGTCCTTTTAATTTGTGCTTTAGAGCCTCAAAATCTTCTGAAGATAATTCGCTAGGACCTGTAGCTAAGGTATTCTCAGCCATTTTTTTATCAACATGCTTGATGTAATCCTCTAGAAATTTGTGATTTTCTTTCTCCAAAGCAGCCTTAACCAAATCATAATTTTCCTGATCTACGGTTTTAGCATAAGCATATTTTGCAAATTCCAAGCGATTATCTTCAAACAAAAAGATTCCAACAATAGACTTGATCTGTTCGCTAGATAAGTTGTTTTTATTGGCAATTGCTTTTGCTTCTTCTAATTTTTTTGAATCTGAGGTTTGGCTAGTAATTTGATTTTGAGCATTGATAAAATCTCCTTGAGACATAACGATCGTGGATGGTGTATTTGGTGTTTGAGTATTAGCTACAGGAGTAAGATTCGCTTTTACGACTTCTTTTTTTTGCTGATATGTTGTCACTGGTTTATTTTTCAAGAAAGCCGTCATTGTTTCTTTACTCTTAGAATGTTTTAAACCTTCCTTGACGATTTCATAATTTGCCTGATCGTATGTTTTATCATAAGCATACTGCGCATACTCCAACTTTGAGCTTTCAAAACTTAGCAAATCTAACAGTTCTTTTACTTGTCCTGCCAACAAATAGTTGGCATCACTAATTTGTTTTGCACGGCGCAATTTAGCACTCTCAAAAGATTCTTCACTTACAGAGCGCTTAGCAGCAGCAAAAGATGGATCGTCTATAGGTTTAGGTCCTGTCGTAATCTCTACAGCACTAGATTCATTGTCACTCGCTGGCTCTTCAATAGTTACTGTCTTTTCTGAGGCTTGAGGTACCACAGGAATTTCGCGTTTCGACAAAAAACCTTTTAATGCCTCTTTTGATTCGCTCAATCGAAAGAGAGCAACTAAATTGGGATAATTAGCAGCATCTAAAGTTGTTGAATAAGCATATTTAGCATATTCCAATTTATTACTTTCTAAAGAAAACCCTTTTATGATAGCTTCTATCTGGCTAACATACAGATATTGTACATCTGACAATTCCTTTGCTTTCAAGAGTCGTTTGCTATCAAAAGACTGCCCTGCAATCTGTGCTCGATGCACCTCAAACTCAGCTTCTGATAGTGGTGTTGTTTGTTGTGCTAACAATCCAACTAAGGGTAATATTAAAAACAGTAGTGTAACAATTGTTCTCATAGATAATAATTTAGAATAGCCTGATTTTAAATCGTTATGAGTATAAGTATACCAAAAATGTTCCAAACCCTATATGTTATAGCAATTAATACTCTATTGTTTTTTATATTTTTCTATAAAGAACATAAAAATCAACAGAGTAAGGAACAATAAAAAAAGCGATAAAAACTTAAGTTTTTATCGCTTCTGTATTTTCTTTACGCATCAAACGTTTATGCCAAATGCTTATCTAATTTAGCTTGCAAAGCAGGCTTCGTAATTGCGCCTACGTGTTTTTCAACAACTTCTCCATCTTTCAAGATTAAAATTGTAGGAATTGAACGAATGCTATATTGCATTGCTAGCTCTTGATTTGCGTCTACATCTACTTTTCCAATCAAAGCAGTTCCAGCATACTCGTCTGCCAATTCTTCAATAATTGGAGCAATAGCTCTACATGGACCACACCATTGTGCCCAAAAATCAACAACTGTTACACTACCTGAGTTTAATACTTTATCTTCGAAGTTGCTATCTGTGAATTCGAGTGCCATTTTTAAAGTTTTTTGTATTTTCTAAGTCATCTTTTTAAAGCTCAAAATGGCTTCTAAAATCGACAACTTGGAATCGAATATATTAATCAATGTTCATAACAACGAATGTAGATATAATGTTGCAATCTACCAAAGGAATATGTCATTTTTTGCAAGCTGCCCAGACTTGCAAGCATGTAAATAATTAATTAGCAACACATTGCTCCATACTTTCCTTTTTTTATCAAAAAATCAAAAAATTCTTTTTGGGACGCTTTGATGATTTTCTGCTACAATATTTCTATTTTAGACGGCTAGTTCCAACTTCTAAAAATCTGTGTTTAAATTCATAAAATATAGATCAATTTTAAACACGCTCTAATTACAAAATATCTCAAACCACCCCCTATTATGCAAAATCTTCCTTTAGATCATCGCACACATACTATCAATAGCATCAAAGAAAGTCTAATCAAAGCAGGCATTACCAATATGTACGCACACCAAAAAGGCTATGTCATCGTTAAAGGTACTTATGGGGATAGCGTAAAAGTTCAGATTAATCTTGATGCTCACGGAACGGCTACTGTTCAAAAAAAATTTCCTCAAATTGGCAGTGGTCCTCAAGTACTTGCAACCATCTTTTTTTTAATCATTGGATTTTCAGGTTTTCTCCCATTTCCTTTCATTTCTGCTATTATATTAGGACAGTTGGTCTCTTTTCTATGGTTTTACCCCAAAATTCAACTCCTAAAAAAGACTGTTGAAAGCATTATTTTTGATGAAGTTGCCTAATTAATATAAAATTAACGCTTTTTTATCGACTTTTGCAGTGCTTCAAACCAATGTTTTTCGAGATTTTAAAAATAAAGTACACTTCATGAAAGTTGCTATTATAGGAGGAGGAGCAGCAGGCTTTTTTGCAGCTATTGCTGCCAAAGAAAATTATCCTGATGCTCAAGTTGTGATTTTAGAAAAAACCAAAAAGTTACTTTCTAAGGTAAAAATCTCTGGTGGAGGTCGCTGCAACGTAACCAACGGCTGTACTTCAATCAAAGAATTGGTCAAAGCTTACCCTAGAGGCAATAAATTATTAAAAAAAATATTCCCGACCTTCAATACCAAACATACTATGGACTGGTTTCAGTCTAGGAATGTTCCCTTGGTTATCCAAGAAGACAACTGTGTTTTTCCTACCTCTCAAAATTCTCAATCTATTATTGATTGTTTTTTGGAGGAAAGCCGCCGACTAGGAGTACAAATCGAAACAAACAAAGTTGTCAAAGCCCTCACTCCTACTACGGACGGAATAAAACTAACACTGGGAAAAACAGCCCATGAATTTAGAACCTTTGATAAAGTAATTGTTGCTACGGGTGGTTCTCCCAAACGACAAGGGCTTCAGTGGCTCGCCGATTTAGGACACCAAATTGAACTGCCTGTTCCTTCCTTATTTACCTTTAATATGCCCCATGAAGACATCACAGAATTAATGGGAATTGTTGTAGAAGAAACCAAAACAAGCATCCAAGGTACCAAACTCAAATCGGATGGACCTCTACTCATCACACATTGGGGCATGAGTGGTCCTTCGATTCTCAAACTCTCTGCATTTGGAGCTCGTCTGCTTAGTGAGTGTAATTATTCGTTCAATGTTCAAGTCAATTGGGTAAATGAACTCAACAACGCTTTAGTTGCTGAAAAACTATCCGATATTGTCAAAGCCCACCCTAACAAATTGCTAACGAACTACCGTCCTTATTTACTTCCTGAACGACTTTGGCATTACTTATTGAAAAAAAGTGAACTTCCTATCCATAAAAAATGGGCAGAATTGGGTAAAAAAGGATTGCATAAATTAGTGGCTCTCCTTACGAATGACAGTTATGAAGTAAAGGGCAAAACTACATTTAAGGAAGAGTTTGTGACCTGTGGTGGAGTTAGCTTAGAAAGCATCCATCCCAAAACAATGCAAAGCAAGGTTTGCCCTAATCTGTATTTTGCTGGAGAAGTATTGGACATAGATGGCATTACAGGAGGATATAATTTCCAAGCTGCTTGGACTACAGCTTTTATTGCAGCTAAATTACAATAACAATAAAAACTAGGTTTATTTTAGTCAATAGTTAATTGCGCTGCTACTGCGTGGTTTGCTTCTTTTATCAAGAACCCAAAGGCTCACGCAGTAAAAGAAGGACAAAGGAGTAAACTATTCCCACAACTTTTTACATGCATAATCTTTAATACTCCGTTGATTTTTTAGCATAAATCGAAGCCATCAGCATCTTATTATCGCTGCTACTACATTCGCTAAGAAGCGTTTTTTAGAATCAAGAATTATATAAAAAAATTATAGTTTAGCGGTCTTGCTGACACGTGGTACCTATTATTTTTTCAAAACAATTACTTAGCATTATTTTTTTCCTTGATTTCGCCCCAAAACACTACTCCAAACAATTGATAAACAATACCCTAAACGCCTCTATTTTCAATTAACATTAAGTTAACAATAAGCTAAAAATAAGACAACATAACAAGGGTATCTTTAAGTAATTCTTAATTATAAGAATGAAAAAAAATAACTTCTTGCAATCCTTATTAATTTAATTTAAAATGCCCATCTAATACCAAAAAAACTACGTACTTTCGCCCCATTAAATGGATGATAGGTGAATTGGGAAAGCAAGATCTTATCAATCAACAGTGTTTAACAGATAACAAAAAGTAAAAAATGGATTTCAACTTTGGAAGTGTTCTTAATATCATAGGATCTTTGGCCTTCTTTATTTATGGCATGAAGATGATGAGTGATGGCATCCAACGTGCAGCCGGCTCACAACTTAGAAGTATTTTGAGAACCATGACCCAAAATCGGTTTTTAGGGGTTTTCACAGGTTTTTTAATCACGCTCCTCATACAATCCTCCTCCGCTACTACTGTAATGACCGTAAGTTTTGTTAATGCGGGACTCTTATCGTTGACAGAATCTGCAGGAGTAATGATCGGTGCCAATATTGGAACCACGATTACAGGATGGATTGTTTCAGTCCTTGGTTTTAAGGTCAAACTATCGGCTTATTCTATACCTTTGTTTGCCTTTGGAGTACCCATGGTTTTTGCAGGAAAAGGGAAAGTCAAATACTGGGGACAGTTTATTATTGGTTTTGCCATTTTGTTTTTAGGTTTAAGTGAACTAAAAAGTGCGGTTCCTGACTTGAAAGGGAATCCAGAAGCATTGGAGTTCTTAGCACAATACACACAATGGGGTATTTTTTCTAGAATTTTATTTGTTATTGTTGGAACACTATTAACCATCATTGTACAATCTTCTAGTGCCTCGATGGCAATTACATTGACGCTTTGTGCCAATGGTCTATTGCCTTTTGACGTTGCAGCAGCAATGATTTTAGGTGAAAATATAGGAACGACCATTACAGCAGAGTTGGCCTCTTTAATAGGCAACACCTCTGCAAGACGCTCGGCTAGAATACACTCTTTATTCAATACCGTTGGAGTTGCTTGGATGGTTATTGTACTGCCTTGGTTCTTACCAGTTTTGTCAAATACCTTGCAGGATTTATTCCCCAATTTATTTGGCAATCCATATGCAGACGCAGCAGCTATTCCATTGTCTTTGGCAGCGTTTCATACGGCTTTTAATACCATCAATGTATGTTTGGTTTTACCTTTTGTGCCTTTGTTGGTTCGTGCAGCTACGTATACTGTTAAAGATAAGGATGGAGACAATCAAGTGGAAAAATTACAATTCATCACCAATGGTAATTTAACCCCTGAATTAAATACCGATGCTGTACAAAAAGAAACAGCACATTTCGGAGATGTTATAGGAAGAATGAACGGATTTCTAAAAACGTCTTTGAATACCATTAATAACAAGGAAAAAGACGAAGCCATCAAACGCTTGTTTAAGTACGAAGAAATTTCGGATATGATGGAAATCGAAATTACAGAATATATTACCAACCTTGCAGACAAAGAAATCACTTCTGACACTTCTACTCGCCTGAGAAGTTATATGAATATTGCCAATGACTTGGAACGTATTGCCGATATTTATTTCCAAATTGCCAAGACATTGGAACAAAAAATAGAAGAACGCATTTATTTCTTGCCCGAACAACGCAATGGTTTAAATCAAATGTTGGAATTAGTCGATAAGGCTTTTCAGGAAATGAATAGAAACTTAGCTGTAGCGGACTATAGTACGGTTGACAAAAGTGCAGCGCGTCAATTGGAAGATGCAATTAATGATCTCAGAGATCAATTGCGTTCAAACAATTTAGATCGTTTGGGAAATCCTGACTACAAGGTAAAAGCTGCTATGATTTACAACAATTTATTCTCTTCTTTGGAGCGAATTGGTGACCATATTATCAATGTAACAGAGTCTGTTGTAGGCGAGATTTAAATTGAATTTCAAAAGAAGTTTACAAGAAGATTTGAGAACGAGGGATGGTCTTTTTCTCAAATCTTCTTTTTTATTCGGTGCCTTTTATAATGCTAATTTCGGTGCTTTCTAACCATGCATTTATCAATGCAACATTAGTTGTTATTGGTGTTAAGACAAACTCTGAAAAACCTGTCAAGATATCAGAGTCTCGTGCATAATCAATTTCTACTTGCCCACTCTTACCATAGCTTGATTGTATGAAATAGCATTCTCCTTCTCTATAATACAAATACCCAACGTGGCTATGTCCTAAACCTATAAAATATAGCCCTTCTTTATATTTCGCCTTCATTATATTGGCAAAATCCTTATTTCCTTCTGTCAGTTGTATAAGAATTAGCTCCTCTCCTAGTGACAAGCTTTGTGCTTCAGCAACAGGTCCTTGCTGCGCCAAGCGATAACGGTTTAAATTAAAACCTGCATGCAATAAAGTTGTAGATACAAAATAACTACAACCTATGCTCCCTTCGTTAGGAACAGCCGAATAACCATCAAAAGACCATGTTGTTCCATACCAATGAGGAAATAAATCGTTTACCAATGCTTTCGTAATATAATGCTGTGCACGTGTTCGAATAACAGCCTTTTCTTCTTCTGTCCTAGCGTTTTTGTAAGCGGTTTGAAATGTTTTTTGTTGGGAACGAATGCCTTCTTTTGTTTTTCTGTAAGTTGCTTTTTTATCTAGCGTTGGAATTGGCAAAACGGTACTATCTTGCACAAAGCAGGTTTGATAAAGAGTAATTGCTTTTGCTTTGAATCCAATATCAAGTGGTTCTGTGTGCCAATCATATATAATAGTTCCTAGAGGCAACATGGACAACAAAAATGCAAATAAAAGGCTCATCTATGAATCGTTTTAGAAAACAACAAAATGCTGAATTGATATAAATTAGGGCTAGTCGCCAATATTACTATTTTTCCTCAAAGGTAAATTTCCCACAACATAGTAATAGCACCTACAGAACCCCATACCTCCTCTAAACGACAAAAGTACCAATCCGTTACTTCAAGCACTACCAAATTTTCCAAAAAGGTCTTTTTTCATACTGTTTTAGCAAACGAATCAAGTCTTTATTTTTCTTTCGCTTAGCTACTTTTAAGGGGGTTTCTGTGCTAAATCCAGCAGGGATACTAGCATCAGCTCCATTTTCGAGCAAAAATTTTGCCACCTCTATTTGCTCAAACTCAACGCTTTCAATCAAAGGCGTTGTCAATAATTCAGGGTGCTGATAATTTGG
It includes:
- a CDS encoding ankyrin repeat domain-containing protein, with amino-acid sequence MAAGDWKDLLDATQRGDLDLVRYHIKKGVNPNYQHPELLTTPLIESVEFEQIEVAKFLLENGADASIPAGFSTETPLKVAKRKKNKDLIRLLKQYEKRPFWKIW
- a CDS encoding DUF4476 domain-containing protein, with the translated sequence MRTIVTLLFLILPLVGLLAQQTTPLSEAEFEVHRAQIAGQSFDSKRLLKAKELSDVQYLYVSQIEAIIKGFSLESNKLEYAKYAYSTTLDAANYPNLVALFRLSESKEALKGFLSKREIPVVPQASEKTVTIEEPASDNESSAVEITTGPKPIDDPSFAAAKRSVSEESFESAKLRRAKQISDANYLLAGQVKELLDLLSFESSKLEYAQYAYDKTYDQANYEIVKEGLKHSKSKETMTAFLKNKPVTTYQQKKEVVKANLTPVANTQTPNTPSTIVMSQGDFINAQNQITSQTSDSKKLEEAKAIANKNNLSSEQIKSIVGIFLFEDNRLEFAKYAYAKTVDQENYDLVKAALEKENHKFLEDYIKHVDKKMAENTLATGPSELSSEDFEALKHKLKGLALESHKLERAKIIVDRSKISAMQVKQINDLFELEETRLDFAQYAYSKTLNPQDYSIVREALTKTTSKYALDRFIKAQKK
- a CDS encoding NAD(P)/FAD-dependent oxidoreductase, yielding MKVAIIGGGAAGFFAAIAAKENYPDAQVVILEKTKKLLSKVKISGGGRCNVTNGCTSIKELVKAYPRGNKLLKKIFPTFNTKHTMDWFQSRNVPLVIQEDNCVFPTSQNSQSIIDCFLEESRRLGVQIETNKVVKALTPTTDGIKLTLGKTAHEFRTFDKVIVATGGSPKRQGLQWLADLGHQIELPVPSLFTFNMPHEDITELMGIVVEETKTSIQGTKLKSDGPLLITHWGMSGPSILKLSAFGARLLSECNYSFNVQVNWVNELNNALVAEKLSDIVKAHPNKLLTNYRPYLLPERLWHYLLKKSELPIHKKWAELGKKGLHKLVALLTNDSYEVKGKTTFKEEFVTCGGVSLESIHPKTMQSKVCPNLYFAGEVLDIDGITGGYNFQAAWTTAFIAAKLQ
- the trxA gene encoding thioredoxin, whose product is MALEFTDSNFEDKVLNSGSVTVVDFWAQWCGPCRAIAPIIEELADEYAGTALIGKVDVDANQELAMQYSIRSIPTILILKDGEVVEKHVGAITKPALQAKLDKHLA
- a CDS encoding LamG-like jellyroll fold domain-containing protein codes for the protein MKQFKTVLQFSVLLSFLWIFSNNAFAQGNALGLDGNNDFADCGNHPSLDITGTSITLEAWVYSTSFTTNVWQGNVVNKSGNGDFGYMLRVGNNGQVNFNIGNGAWNEINSPTGTVALNTWHHIAGTYDGTTMRLYVDGVEVATGPLTGNIGFASNNLLFGDDPQFTGRYFPGRIDEVRIWNTTRTAQEIIEDMNNNACSNYPTGLVAYYKFNQGVANGNNAGLTTINEEIGVGNGTIINSSLNGAVSNWVEGVYLSTSDSSLTICQGDSVLIGGSYQTTSGTYFDSLQTINGCDSLIRITLAVTPSVVTNNNATICQGDSILLGGAYQTTTGIYVDTLQAASGCDSLISTTLIVLVPASVSVTAQICQGDSILLGGAYQTTAGNYMDSLKNTMGCDSVILTTTLSIISTVTSTDTIRICQGDSVLIAGVYQSTAGTYSDTLQSTAGCDSIHQQTLVVYPSPNVILTAFSPDTLCDNGAPIPLPAATPAGGSYSGNGVSGANFDPAISGPGIHYVAYTYTDANNCTATDSTMITVNICLGVEAINAKTDFNIFPNPAQDVLTIQSKTLPTSPLQVSIVDALGRTVKQAFIGSNRTTNLDVSTLNAGIYFVVISTKNQTVVHKISKRKS
- a CDS encoding Na/Pi cotransporter family protein codes for the protein MDFNFGSVLNIIGSLAFFIYGMKMMSDGIQRAAGSQLRSILRTMTQNRFLGVFTGFLITLLIQSSSATTVMTVSFVNAGLLSLTESAGVMIGANIGTTITGWIVSVLGFKVKLSAYSIPLFAFGVPMVFAGKGKVKYWGQFIIGFAILFLGLSELKSAVPDLKGNPEALEFLAQYTQWGIFSRILFVIVGTLLTIIVQSSSASMAITLTLCANGLLPFDVAAAMILGENIGTTITAELASLIGNTSARRSARIHSLFNTVGVAWMVIVLPWFLPVLSNTLQDLFPNLFGNPYADAAAIPLSLAAFHTAFNTINVCLVLPFVPLLVRAATYTVKDKDGDNQVEKLQFITNGNLTPELNTDAVQKETAHFGDVIGRMNGFLKTSLNTINNKEKDEAIKRLFKYEEISDMMEIEITEYITNLADKEITSDTSTRLRSYMNIANDLERIADIYFQIAKTLEQKIEERIYFLPEQRNGLNQMLELVDKAFQEMNRNLAVADYSTVDKSAARQLEDAINDLRDQLRSNNLDRLGNPDYKVKAAMIYNNLFSSLERIGDHIINVTESVVGEI